In the genome of Triticum urartu cultivar G1812 chromosome 5, Tu2.1, whole genome shotgun sequence, one region contains:
- the LOC125508844 gene encoding uncharacterized protein At4g37920: MACWLGAAYRVAAAGVLRSERQRFSLPRAPTAAKRASFLEQQLEEAAGSARAVQGCVASPTTAKVIDNQMESEVAMGYTMTQICDRFIEFFMHEKPETKDWRKILVFREEWQRYRPHFYKRCQVCIDVETDTSVKQKLIVLARKVKKIDDEIETHMELFTELRENPTDINAIVARRRKDFTGDFFRNLNFLVNAYNGLDERDAIARLGAKCLSAIHAYDCTLQQLDIDSAQSKFDDILNSSSLDDACDKIKGLAKAKELDSSLVLLINRAWAAAKDSKTMKNKVKDIMYHIYTTAKESLKIISPPEMKLLKYLLNIEDPEERFAALASAFSPGDEHEVKDEDALYTTPNELHKWIKMVLDSYHLNKEETDFMDARRMSDPVIIQRLILLKETVEEEYMKQYINPEDQESEDREEQEF, from the exons ATGGCCTGCTGGTTGGGGGCAGCCTACAGAGTGGCGGCAGCGGGGGTCTTGCGGTCTGAGCGGCAACGATTCAGCCTTCCTCGAGCGCCGACGGCGGCAAAGAGGGCCAGCTTCTTGGAGCAGCAACTAGAGGAAGCAGCCGGCAGCGCTCGCGCTGTACAAG GGTGTGTGGCTAGCCCAACTACTGCTAAGGTGATAGATAACCAAATGGAGAGTGAAGTCGCAATGGGCTACACGATGACTCAAATCTGTGATAGGTTtattgagttcttcatgcatgagAAGCCAGAAACAAAGGACTGGAGAAAAATATTGGTTTTCAGAGAGGAGTGGCAAAGATACAGACCGCACTTCTACAAGCGTTGCCAAGTGTGTATAGATGTGGAAACTGACACTTCTGTGAAGCAAAAGTTGATTGTACTCGCTAGAAAAGTAAAGAAG ATCGATGATGAAATAGAGACGCACATGGAACTCTTCACAGAGCTCAGAGAGAATCCCACTGATATCAACGCTATTGTCGCAAGACGACGAAAGGATTTTACTGGGGACTTCTtccgcaatctcaattttcttgTAAATGCTTACAACGGCCTTGATGAGCGAGATG CAATTGCCAGGCTTGGGGCCAAGTGTCTATCTGCAATTCATGCATATGATTGCACACTCCAGCAGTTGGACATTGATTCTGCTCAATCAAAGTTTGATGATATATTGAATTCTTCTTCACTAGATGATGCGTGTGACAAGATAAAAGGATTAGCTAAGGCTAAAGAACTTGACTCATCTTTAGTTCTTCTGATTAATAGAGCCTGGGCTGCTGCAAAAGACTCTAAAACTATGAAGAACAAG GTCAAGGATATAATGTATCATATTTATACAACTGCAAAGGAAAGCCTCAAAATCATCTCACCTCCAGAGATGAAACTTCTGAAGTACCTACTGAATATTGAAGATCCCGAAGAGAGATTTGCTGCTCTCGCGTCTGCTTTCTCTCCAGGAGATGAGCACGAAGTCAAGGATGAAGATGCTCTTTACAC AACTCCCAACGAACTCCACAAGTGGATCAAAATGGTGCTAGATTCGTACCATCTCAACAAGGAGGAGACGGATTTCATGGATGCCAGAAGGATGAGCGACCCGGTTATCATCCAGCGATTGATTCTTCTCAAAGAGACGGTCGAGGAAGAATACATGAAGCAATACATAAACCCTGAGGACCAAGAATCAGAGGACAGGGAAGAACAAGAATTTTGA